The Fusobacterium simiae genomic sequence CTACAGCCTCTTTGACAACCATTTAAAATGATTATTTTATCTAATTCTTGTATTTCTTTATTTTTCAAAAGCATTATATATACTTTTTTTCTATCATAAAAAGGATTACATCCACCACAAAATTTAACTTTCATCTGCCACTACATTTTCTGAAGAAGAGAAATTATCTAATAACAAAAGTACTAAAATTATTCCAACTCCTAATCCCCAAGCTGCACCTTTTATAGCTATTATAGAAGCCATCACTCCAGCAATACCCATATCAATAGGTTTTTTACATAAACTCATTGCAAGTCTAGTGCATACATAACCTTGTACTAATAAAGTTAAAGATAATGCTACTGGTAATGTTGGTTGAACAAGTGAAACTATTGGAATAATAGCAACAGATATAAATGTCATAAGTCTAAATGTTCCAACACCACTATAAACGGAATCCATACTTTCTCTTCCTTCTTTATATCTTTCAAACACTGCAGCAGAGACAGCAGCCCATAAAGGTCCACATAATGGAATGTATGGGATAAAAATTCCTTCAAGTAAATTACGAATACCACTAATTAGATTTGAACGATTAGAATTGAATTCTATAACTTCATCTTTTCTTATTCTATCTGCTTCACCCAATAAGGCTCCACTTGTAACAAAATCTCCAAAAGCAATTATATAAACCATTATAGCCATTGGTATTGCTTTTATAAATAAATCTCCACTTGGAAATCCAACTCCAAAAATACTAACTTCTCTTAAAATATTTGTAAATTCTGGGATTTTTATAAATGTCCCTATTTTTATATCAGGAAATGGAAGTTCCTTACAAAGAGGTGCTACAACTATACTTACTAAAATTGCAGGAAGCATTCCATATTTACCAATTGCATTTATAAATTTATATTTTTTTCTATACATTTTAAATCTTTCTGAAAATAATAAGAAAAATGATAATAATGCTCCTATTGCAATTGAAAAAGGATATAGATTAAATCTTCCTTTTCCTGTTGCAAATTCTCCAATTATTGCTGCAAATCCTGCTCCTAATAGTATACCTGCTTTTATAGAAACAGGAATAACTTTCATAAGTTTTCCAGCCAAACCAGAAATTCCCATAAACAAAAATATAAAAGCTACTAATAATTGAAGTGCTATTAACGCTTGTATTCTTCCTGGTCCTATTTCAAATCTTGTTAAATAAGCCATAGTTAATGGTATAGATGGAGTAATCCAACCTGGAACAACAGGATCACCTAGAAGTGCATGTAAATTATAAAGTAATCCATTTATTATGACCATTGACCAAGCTAATTCAAAAGGTATTCCTAAACCTTCAGTTAACATCGGGATTGCTCCTAAACAAGTTGCACACATAAGTATAGCTTGTATTCCTTCTGAAATTTCAAATTTATAATGAATAAAAGGTAATCTAACTCTAAAAGGTCCTAATTTCATACATGGTTGTTCTTCACCGTATTTTCGTTTATATAGAACTCCAACTGGATTTCCACAACAAGAAACTTGTTGAATTCCTTCTATTTCTTCATTTTTTTTATCCATAAAATCCTCCATTATTCTAATGAAATTTTTAACAATTTCTAGCAAGAAGTCGCCTACTTCTATAAGTGGGAATAGTTCACTTTTATAGTACTCCAAATTTTTCTACTGCTTTTTTTCTAAGCTCTTCTCTAAAATCTGGATGAGTTATTTCAATTAGGGCTTTTGCTCTTTCTCTTAAAGATTTACCCTTTAAATGAGCTATTCCATATTCAGTTACAATATAATCAACATCATTTCTTGAAGTTGTTACAGCTGCTCCTTCATCTAATGTAAATACAATTTTAGAAATTGTTCCTTTAGCTGCAGTTGATGGTAGGGCAATTATTGATTTTCCTCCTTTAGACATTGCTGCTCCTCTAACAAAATCTACTTGTCCTCCTGTTCCACTAAATTGTTTTGAGCCAATAGATTCTGCATTTACTTGTCCCATCAAATCAACTTGAATAGCTGAATTAATTGAAATCATATTGTCATTTTGTGCAATGATAAAAGGATTATTTACATATTCAACTGGATGTAATTCTATTTCAGGATTATTATCTATGTAATCATACAATTTCTTAGTCCCCATTAAAAAGCTGACAATTGATTTTCCTGTATTAATATTTTTTCTTTTATTTGTTATTACACCCAAATTAACTAAATCCACAACCCCATCAGATATCATTTCAGAATGTATTCCTAAATCTTTTTTACCTCTTAAAAAAGTAAGAACAGCATCTGGAATAGCACCTATACCTAATTGTAAAGTAGCTCCATCATCTATCAAACTTGCACAATATTCCCCAATTCTTTTTTCAATTTCTCCAACAACTGGGATTTTTAATTCTATAATAGGAGTAGCTTGTTCAACAATATAATCAATATTATCAATATGAATAAAACAATTTCCTAAAGTTCTTGGCATAAATTTATTTACTTGTGCAATGACTACATTAGAATTTTCTGCTGCACCCTTTGTATAATCACAAGAAATTCCATAACTACAATAGCCATGTTCATCTGGATAAGAAACTTGTATAATTGTTACATCTGGATTTAAAGCTCCTCCCTTTTTAAATAATTCTGGCATTTCAAAAAAGAATGAAGGAGTATAATCACCATAGGAACTATTTGCTGCTTCTCTTGTTGTTCCACCTACAAATAAGGCATTATGTCTAAAATATTCAGAATTTTCTTCTTTTGCATATTCTCCTTTACCCATAGCAACTAAATGGATAATTTCAGCTTTTTTAAATAATTCTTTGTTTTTCATTAGAGCTTCAGTTAATAAAGTTGATTCTCCACAAGCATGTTCAAAAATTATTCTTTTAACACCTGCAATTTTTTTTATTGCCTCATCAGGAGTACAAAGTTTTGCTTCATATCTTTCTTTCCAATTTCCCATTCTTATCCTCCTTTAAAATATTTTTTGCTAAATTCCACAATTCATCAGATACTCCAGTTTCTATATAAATATTTTTTATTTCTGAAAATTTTTCTAAAATACTTTTTTTTATAAAATTTTCATTAGTTTCTATAGAATGGGGGCAAACACAACATTGCCCCTTTAATCTTAAATTTAATTCTTTTTTTTCTATAGAATAGTTTATAATTTCTATATCTCCTCCATGACTTTTTAAATATGGTCTTATTTCTTTATCTAAAAATTTTTCAATTTTATCCATATTTTCACCTATCTTATTTTTTTAAATATCTATATCCAATATGTCCTTAACAAGTTGTTTTTTGGCTTCCAAATTTGATTGTCTACTTATCATTATTCTTTGGGCTTGTGGAGAACCAGCACCATGTAATGATTCAGTTCTATATCCCACTGCTGCTGTTCCTAATGTTAAGTTTTCAATAAATCTTAAAACTTTCATTCTTGTTACTGTTGGAACTGTTGCAACTCCTTTAAGATATTTTTCAACATAATGTCCAACTTCTTTTGAATTTAAATCCGCTTCTGAAGGCAATGTTACTAAAATTCCTCCTGCAATATCTTCAGCAAGTCTTGCTATTTCATAAGGAAATCTTGTAACATTTTGTTTACATACATTTGCAAGCAATAAATCTATTTCATAAGAGCCAGCTGCTGTCTTATGTCCTTCACTTGAACAAGCAATACCTGCACAATAAAGTGTTTCATTAAGATGAGTCATTTCAATAATTTTATCTTTAATGTGTGATGCTTTCTTTGTGCCGTTATAATCTGATATTAAAGCAGTAGCCCCTATTAAGACATCTCCAACCCCAACTTTACATCCTCCATAACTTTGTCTATGGAAACCTGCAAATCTTTCAACCAGTGAATTAGAAAATTCATATTCTCCACACATAAAAATTCTGTCATTAGGAACAAACACATTATCAAAAACGACTAATGCTTCATGTCCACCAA encodes the following:
- a CDS encoding putative zinc-binding protein, which produces MKVKFCGGCNPFYDRKKVYIMLLKNKEIQELDKIIILNGCQRGCRRELKNKNIINVQEYIIKNDLKDINEKNIYNWIIENIFK
- a CDS encoding acetyl-CoA hydrolase/transferase family protein — protein: MGNWKERYEAKLCTPDEAIKKIAGVKRIIFEHACGESTLLTEALMKNKELFKKAEIIHLVAMGKGEYAKEENSEYFRHNALFVGGTTREAANSSYGDYTPSFFFEMPELFKKGGALNPDVTIIQVSYPDEHGYCSYGISCDYTKGAAENSNVVIAQVNKFMPRTLGNCFIHIDNIDYIVEQATPIIELKIPVVGEIEKRIGEYCASLIDDGATLQLGIGAIPDAVLTFLRGKKDLGIHSEMISDGVVDLVNLGVITNKRKNINTGKSIVSFLMGTKKLYDYIDNNPEIELHPVEYVNNPFIIAQNDNMISINSAIQVDLMGQVNAESIGSKQFSGTGGQVDFVRGAAMSKGGKSIIALPSTAAKGTISKIVFTLDEGAAVTTSRNDVDYIVTEYGIAHLKGKSLRERAKALIEITHPDFREELRKKAVEKFGVL
- a CDS encoding NifU family protein, with translation MDKIEKFLDKEIRPYLKSHGGDIEIINYSIEKKELNLRLKGQCCVCPHSIETNENFIKKSILEKFSEIKNIYIETGVSDELWNLAKNILKEDKNGKLERKI